ctgcagtctagagtcCGTGTCAGTTttctcgataatctcagtcaagccacgattctcagaactcagtgagttataaaaCTATGTACTCTCagatagatacagaacttaagtaatctcagtaatctcagcatcgctagtattctagcctcagttcagtactcagctcagatctagtagtattcaagtattcagttcagaactcagtgtTATACAGTCAGATAataagattcagtagtattccatcagatacagAATCAAGTGAATTCAGTGTAACTCAGTCATATCATTCGAGAAATATCATCAGTAACAGATTCAtctcagtttaagttcagttaagaatcagtttagagtatTTCAGTTAGGAGCagaagctagcaccgagcgagtgcatgGATGGCGTCTCtctgttagagaggcagagtcgttaggagcaatccctgaactccagaattgCGTAGCCAATGCAGgagcaggagtcacccgttagaataaggcttgactattatactgtctttggcttgacttcctgtgagggtcacccgttagagaggcttgaccagagtagaggtctttactcgtggcacggtattgacacccttccaattggggttataggttggaccccaccagttcaaatttgaggcatgtcggttaagtgaaaactcccatagttgcagtttcagtatcaatcttcagagtagaactcaaaaatcaggactgtcaaatatagtcatctatctcagtaaggaacttagatagttccattgactcatggaccacccgctagataggcatggtcccatataaagttattgagtaatctcattatcagatccagagatcacccgttagataggcttgatctcagtctcagattcagttgagtaatctcattattagatctagagatcactcgttagataggcttgatctcagtctcagattcagttgagtaatctcattatcagattcagagatcacccgttagatatgcttgatctcagtctcagattcagttgagtattctcttTATCTAATTTAGAGATTtttcgctagataggtttgatctcagatttaatattttcttatcattgatagtagattcagggattatctgttagataggtttgatctcagatttagacagtcgagagtagtaagctcagctttcagtcattgatatgagtaaaTCCAGTTAATCAGCTTCATTATCATCAGATtctgagatcactcactagatggGACTGATCTtgatttcagtacttagttttttatatcaggagattcagttgttcagtatctcagtattagtagtgagttcagatgttagtaaatcagtattcgagtttcagtatttcGAGTTGCGatattttcagttatggtttatgcattcatgcatatgtcctcattcagtattctcatgattattcagttaagtaattgttcatgcataatcccttgcatttagccttacctcatcttcatactcagtacattcctatactgacgcatttgcgctatggtattttatttgacaccataggttcagaggcatgagatccagagtacccctagcagctcagtcccaatcagcagcagtagacgtagccgtgagtcctcttcattcgaggatgatccttattttattatcgtatcagatttagtttacttttagtagacggagttagttggggacatgtcccatcaaatccacagttaTGAAAGTTTAGGGGTTTTTCGGATAGaagtatcagtattcagttttgagtattttagatattttgaaccttatggccagtttttattagttttctgcatttattacagatattatgcagtgcttgGGTATATATATCAGTAGagggctagcttgtggtccttcaaaatcatgagcaccgtgtgacattttggtttcaaaaaattaggtcattacactAAATTCCTCAAAAAGCGTGGCATATGTGCTCAATACATAATGCCTggcacaccacaacaaaatagtgTGGCAAAAAGGCATAATCGTACATTAATAGATATAGTTAggagtcaacaacaacaacaacaaacccagtgtattcccacttagtggggtctgggggggggtaagatttcgcagtccatacctctacctttgataaagtagaaaggctgtttccgaaagacccccggctcaaggcacaatatatcacacaaacacatagtaaagcacagaagcagatggcataacataaatacggcacccataaggaatataaaacagaggtaTAGATATAGTtaggagtatgttaagtaattcatcttTACCTCATTTGTTATGGATGTATGCTTTAAGAACTGCCAGTTACTTGCTAAATAGGGTTCCTAGTAAAGCAGTTCCAAAGACACTTTTTGAACTGTGGACTGGTAGAAAACCTAGTTTGAGGCACCTGCATGTTTAGGGTTGCCCGACAGAAGTTAGAGTATATAATCCACAAGAAAATAAACTGGATTCAAGAACAATCAGTGGTTTTTTTATTGGTTATCCAGAAAAATCAAAGGGGTATAGAGTTTACTGTCCTAATCATAGTACGAGAATAGTTGAAACTGAAAATGCTAGATTCATTGAGAATGATGAAGTTAGTGGGAGTGAAGAACCACGtaatgtggaaattaaagaagttaggaTGAAAATTCCTCTACCAtgtacttcttttaaatttgttgttcctgAAGATGTTGCACAACAAAGTAATCAACAAGAATAACAAATTAATGCTCCTACTAATGAAGCCACAATTGATGAACCTGTAGTAGATGAACCACAAGAATTAGcatcaagaagatctcaaagacaaagaagatttgctatttctgatgattatttggtatatctacatgagtcagaaactgacttgggaattgatgatgatccagttttattttcacaagccattgaaaataacaattctaataaatagataaatgctatgaaagatgagttaaaatcTATGGAACAGAATGAAGTTTGGGACCTTATTGAATTACCCGAAGGTTGCAAAAGAGTTGGATGTAAATGAATCCTTAAGACCAAATGTGACTCAACTGGTAACATCGAACGTCACATGGACAGACTTGTTTCCAAAGGTTTCACTCAAAAGGATGACACTGACTATAAAGAGACATTTTCACCTGTCTCTAGAAAAGATTCACTCAGAATTATAATGGCCTTGTTAGTtcattatgacttagagctacatcaaatggatgtgaaaacagtCTTTCTAAATGGAAATttggaggaagaagtttatataaATCAACTTGAGgggttttatattaaaaaaaggaACACATGGtttgtaaacttaagaagtcaatatACAGACTTAAGCAAACTTTCCGacaatggtatcttaagtttaacGAAATGATTGTCACCTTTGAATTTAAAGAAAACATTATTGATCGGTGTATATATCTGAAGGTCAgtgggagtaagtttattatgttagtcttgtgtgttgatgacatcttgcttgctactaatgatcttggtttgttgcataataccaagaaatatctatctaataactttgaaatgaaagatatgggtgaggCATCCTACGTGATTGGAATAGAAATATCTCGAGATAGATCACAAGGATTGTTGGGATTGTCTCAgaaaacctatattaataaagtattaaagggatttaaaatgaaaaatgcTCATCAAGTCCAATTCCAATTCAGAAAAGAGATAAGTTTAGTCTCAATCAATGTCCAAAGAATGACTTGGAATgaaagcaaatgaaagatattccttatgcatcaatagttgAGAGTCTTATGTATGCCCAAACATGTACAAGACCAGACATCAGTTTTGCTGTTGGGATGCTATGTCGATATCAAAGTAATCCTGGAATGGATCACTGGAAGGATGAAAAGAAAGTTTTGTGATACTTACCAGGAACGAAAGATCGTatgctcacttatagaagatCTGATCATCTAGATGTGGTTAGATATTTAGATTCAGATTATGCTGATtgtgtagatataagaaaatccACATTTGGATATTTGTCTCTGTTAGCTGGAggagcaatatcatgaaagagtgCGAAACAGTCTGTTATAGTTGCATCCACTATGGAAGTGAGTTTATGGCATGCTTTGAGGCCACATTCCAGGCTAATTGGCTGCGGAATTTTATTTTAGGACTTGGACTAGTTGACAATATAGCCAGGCTgctgaaaatttattgtgataataccGCCGcaattttcttctctaaaaacgATAAGTATTCGAAAGGTGCTaagcatatggaattgaaatactttttgattaaagaagaagtccagaaacataatgtgtcaattgaacatattagcacTAAGCTTATGATTGCTGATCCTTTGACGAAAGGATTACTGCCCAAAATATTTGTTAAACATGTTGAAAGGATGGGTCTTATTGATAGTAATGAATGATTTTATGTAaagattttattatgtttatgtaattgacactttgagctcaaattatgtatgtttctgttgttacctattttattttgtatacataatattgtaaataataatgacaggttctgacttagataaagtattctaagtattatcgttggacccattatgtatttgaaaggttaTGTTAGGTAATAGACTAATATTATAGTACATGGAAGGAACTATGTCAATAAAGTGATGTACACCGCCatgactcattttagttgatttatttaacgatgacaaatgatgttggatttaatGTTAATTGTGCACATGATTGACGTACATATTAAACCACTAAATTAACATTGTGTGTGCCAAGTTGGAGAATGTAATttctatggcccacataattaatttatttactggtttaataataattgaataagttaaatcctaaattTGTATGGaaaagttacctagtaggattaaACTACTGACTAATCTGTTAGTAGGATAATgactgactcctagtaggataattactgaccgttaggggttgtttggtacaAAGAGAAGTTATCCATGGATTAATAATACATGGATTAACAATACAGGGATTAGTAATGCAGGGATTAGTAATAcagggattattttttatcaagtgttTGGTTTATTGTATTAAAAACtagatatatcatgtattttaaaactcaataaaatcttttttacaattatacccttaaatttttatgagattttctactttatttaacTAGTAAAGTTTCTCACCCTTTGCGCAatcttaaaaaagttaaaatataataataattctcACTCCgcttagttgatcatttatttctttaaaaaaaattgagtttatttaatcaagaaaaatttaaaacaaacaaataattgtcatattatagagaaataattttagaaaaatgtaAAGCACACTATGTAAGAACATCATGGATTGTTGATAacataattttagattttcaaattatatatttatttgacaataattttttctatttaagttGATCCGTCTGTAAATTGAACAATTACAAGATAGCATAAATGTAGTTCACATTCGAAACTATCAACCAACATAAGGGAGTAAATGATATTTAAGCACTTGATCCAAATACACAAAGTAAAAAAAAGTTGGCAAATTAAAATGTAACATAACAACCAAATttatagtgattaaatttaaaatgaaacttaaagaaaattttaataaaaagaattgaGGGGTAGTTGAGTCATTTAATTCTCTTATCCATGTATTATTAAGCCATGGATTAGTAATTTGATGGTTTCTTAGGGATAAGCTAATACATTCTATGGTGTATTAGCTATCCATGTATTAGGTGGGATTAAATTTAAATTGGGAAACCAAACATTGTACATAGGTGGATTAACTTTTAAttcatggattattttatttaatacagCCTACCAAACGAGTTCTTAGTGGATAATTATTATATCCACTATtcacgttgatggaacgtgaaaacataactgactatTTCCTATTATAAAAGGGGTCTtctctctgccaaaagaagaataagctccatcataattattttgaaacataaggtaaagagagagaaacaacaCATTTGTGCTTCCGCTAAAACTATGGAGAATTCAGGTATGTATTCTTCCATAAATTACTGTAATTAGATTGATGTGAAAATCATGTAGTTTCACGTTCCTAAATAATTGATAGGATTATTTATTAGGTTGTTTAAGTCATACGATCTGTTAAATCCTTACAAAATTAGCACTCAAGAAGTTACCACaaattcaagaaatcaaggtcaagatTTGGAGCTAGGGACCAACAACGATAGTGAAGAATCTTCATCACAATCCATAAAATTGGAAGGATACAGAGAAGATAGCGCAGAGTTAAGAGTTGATGAGGTTACATAATCTTAGATTCCTCTCCACAATTAAAGAGGAGACAAAGGAAGATGTAGAATCCGATGATGGAAAATCCAGAAGTGATAGAAGCAGAAAAGCTTCGAAAAGTAGAAGTTTTACTGACCTTACCCTTGTTCTCACTCCTCTATCTTCACAGTGCGTGAAGTGTCAGTATTCTGACGCTTACAATTGTCAGGGATTTAGTTTCAATCCTCTCTTTGAATCTGAAATCAAGAGTCTAAAATCTTCACCACcatcaaaattcaagtttttgagGGATGCTGAGGAGAAACTTATAAGGAGATTACTTGAAGAATCTGAGAGAAGAAAATTTCTTAGTAATGGTGCTTCTGATCAAGATTCTttaatgaaacctttatcaaatTCAACAGTGTtcaatgaagaaagagatgaatcttttatttctttcaacAATTACCAGTATTAGAGCAACGATACATATTCGTGAAATTAGCCGGTAGAATGTCTACATTCTACGTCACACCTCTTGGGATGCGGCCTTTCCCAAACGGTCTTGGAGCAACAATAAAATTATCTTTGTGGGTCACAATATTACACCTTATAAATGATGCTTTTTTCTAGATCTTGCTGATGCAGAATGCTTTGGGCaccaaattattctttttgttgttatAATGACCAATGCACCATTCTGCTTCTGTAAATCTTTCATCTATAGCCAAGAGTATAGCAAAAAAAGCACCCATGTATTTACTTTTGTGCAggtagaaaatataaatttgctAGCTtgtaatattatttaatttgtttttaagTACTGTGCTCATTTTGTTTTATATGGTATGATTTAACTGCACAATGTTCTTAAAAAAAGTTACAATATTTTTGCTGAATAGTCCAACTTGCGTAGCCTTAGCCTTAAATATGTCATGAATCAGGATACTTTAATGGTAGTAAGAACCTTTCATTAAGGTAAAGTGAAAAAAGTTTATTTAAAGATTATTGCAAGACATGAAATGTATGTCGATTATATACTCAGATTATTACAATGATTTCAATGATTTATTACACacttatattatttaaaaataaaaattttttttttctataagttGATATGAcgcacaaaataaaaataattaaaaaaagatgtattaattattttttttaagtccacacctttttattattttctttcttcattgtatttttttcatatcttTCCCCTCTCTCTTCTTCAAGATCCATCATAAATTAACCATTTTTCAGCATTTAGCATCAGATAATACTTCATTTTActcatttcatttttttcaatatcaTTTCAAATCTTCATACATAAAGATTCtattgaaattctttttttttttctcaaaaaatatcaTACACCCatctaattaaaaaaatgatacaatctaaaataatcaacaaattacaaatcaagaaattatagCTATTCGGAcgaaaaatattatttcatgagAAAATTGtcgattttttaataattctttattgagaatttttttatttttgacaaattcAATACTGCTAAAAGTTTGATAAGAAAAAAGACATAgacctaaacaaaataaaatatgaggtattatgaaaaagttaaaattaatgataATTTTGTGATGATATTGTATAGACAGTTGGTGGTGagtgttgaagaagaagaaattagaGATGGTGAAATAAATGGTCATAATGATAATGGTGGCTGCTTTAATTTTAGTGAGTATTAAATCTGTTGCAGGCAGTATAATTTTATATCCGAATTTGATGATGGATATCAGATTCATGGTggttttttgtaatatttgatgGTGACAATGATGACGTTGTGAGTTGGAtgatgaatttttgttttgagtattgaattttaTGGTGATTCTTCGCATTGTTTATGATGACAAGGGTGATGATGTAATGTGGATTTTATTGTGAATGCTGAAATTTGTGGtggtaattttaattttgatggtGAAATATATGAATTTGGTGATGGTGTGAGCAATGATGGTGGTTTTATTACTCGCTTTTGATGGTGTATAATAACGAAGAAGTAATTGGGTGATCAGGAGAAAAAAATTCGAAATATTACATATCAGCTGGTGTGATAGTGATACGATGACGACATAGCACAAGTGATATGCACCTCCCAGCATGTCATTGGTTATACGtgtagtttaggtgtgtaataaaTCGTTGCAATAGTTTGAGTGTGTAATTAATTTTTCGATTATAGTTCAGGATTGTATTGATGTCTTTTtcctttaaatatttaaattttaaattttaaaatattaagttgatTTAATCCAAGCAAATTTCAAATATTAGTCATATTGATTATCGATAAATGAAGAGTATTATATAAATTGAGATTGAGTGGTATACAAAATGAAATAGAGTATGTCAATTAATAGGAGTTTTGTTTGGTATGTACAAATAAAAtctaatatgaaaaatagaaaagaagaatgCATTTCTTACGAGATCTTTTCAATAGAATTAGTAgcctaaaatcaaattttaatatgAGTTCttaaatatactagtttagataTACGCGTCTTGTACGTGTACcttactttaatgagttcaaacattacactaaataggatatttatttaaataataaaaatgaatataataattaaatttaatatcttttgagtatgtaaagatggagaatttatttattaaacctaacctttaccaaaaaccTTTTTAAAAGTCGATTAATattcatctatcatctgtaaattgcaacaaaacaatacaatgatggagacatcaaaataatacaattaaatctaatctttacacacacaaTTTCTCAAAGTtatctgacactcatctaccacctataaatagtaataaaataatatgataatagagatatcaaaataatacaactaaatctaacctttaaataaaaaaattcctcaatgcctaccaacatttatctatcacatataaactgcaacaaaataatacgataaaagtgatatcaaaacaatacaattaaacttaaattttactcacaaaaatttctcaaaaccgatcgagattcatctacaaactgtaaactaccacataataacaaactaatagagatattacgataatacaattaaacctaacctttacctaaaaataaattaaaagccgactcacattcatctagcatctgtaaattaaaataaaataataagataataaagatatcaaaacaatacaattaaacctaacctttacacaagaaattctttaaagtcaaccgacattcatctacaacctgtaaactattaaaaaaaatataatagtgatcacaaaacttcgatTTTAATCTAACTAATTCTTGtatgagcaaaaattttgaccctaaagaatgattttgaatgaaaagaaagaagatatatatatatatacacacacgtgttgaattctattatgctaacaaaaacaatgaagaaattgagggttagaaaatcaagcattcACCAAtttagacatgcaatcgaattaAGTTAggtgagcatcaatcatattctcccaatagataaattggtttgttctctagtttaacgtacatctcaatatttatagaagtattttcttaatggagtcctattttaggagtatttttctaattgaatagtagaaaaataatattaattaattcttctaccatatattttaggagtctcatatattttaggaagtctagtagaaagaaaaatattaagtaatcctcctaccatatattttaggagtctcatatattttagaaaatctagttaatataataaaaataattaaataataaattttaaaaaaatagtgaaaaaacagttttgtctaaagaagagtcttttaatgaatgacaaaaagttcaaatcaatttctaaggatcttcacacttttaatatattatagatatagatatagattatagatgcacataacaaaaatattattaataatttagagTTACTTTTTATGATCACGTACTACTTGTTTTGATGTAGTATTCTTAGAAGACATTAAATATTTAACTATTATTATTCATaaaagtaaggactaattttAATTAACAAGATACTAGTCATTTGTCTGCAATACATTATCTTGAATATTGTTGTGAAAACTTTATTTATCAATGTAAAGATTTGATAAaatgttctaaaatattttaaataaaaaatagatagtttttttattaatttaaaatttatattttttatattttataatctttaatattattttaagtgaactcaaaatcataatatttacattaaactGTTTATAACCTTAAAATTTTAGAGGCCTAAAACAAACAGTTTACTAGTTTCACCCttgagtcattcctattttcaCCCTTGAGTCATCCCTATTGCTTATAGGTGTTCATTGCTCTTACGCATGCAACGGTCTTGATAAAAGACATGCAGACTTGACCCAACTATATCTTACCATGTACACTATTAGGCTAAAGAACCAATTGTTTGGCGACATGGTTATGGGATaaggaaaaattacttaaaattataactttactttctattattatataatattttaaatctcaaaatgaattataaatatctcatttttataatttctctctttatataattcatatacataattttacctttttattttttttaatcttaaaaaGTATCTATAATCAAGGAATCACATTTAATAGATTATCaagtttgaattttagaaaacaaGCTTTAGGGTTTTTCCTTTCCTCCCTGTTTAGCAAATCTAAATATCTGAATCAAAGAGGTTAAAGTGACGGCGTTACCGCGGTCTGCCTTGGCTGAAAATAGTTAGTTCgatgatttttttttccattttttgtaaATCTCTTCCTTTCAATTTTTAGGGATTTTGTTAGTATAAATAGTACAAATCttttccttgatttttctttCAGCCTATGAGATCCACTTTCTTGGAAATAGGTGAAAATATGTGTAGTCCACTCCACTTTATTCTCTGgcataatataatttataattgatCCATTCATTTGCTACTGTAATTGGTGTTTCACAtgcaaaattttatttctttcattttatacactatatttttatcaatttcgTCGCCCTTCTTCATTGTACAAATTATCAATTTAATAAAGACAAGATTTTAAAAAATCTCATTCATTGGTGAATCTTCaaggaaggaaaaaataaaaagaaacatcgCATCCCCATCTTTTCAAGATAGAGTGTTTTGTGTTTAAATCTATTTATTTTGCTTAGTTTTTTTATTCATATACATAGCTACAAAGTATCAGTGTTGTTACTTTAACGGTTTAACCCTGATACATATCGTGGCTATTTATATGTTTGGAGGCATTCGTTCAAGATTTGTTGTACTTCATCCCGGATacataatattattatgcatatgaCCCCATATACTTCaaatttgttatgtatatatagtgAAACAAGTAATACATTACAAAATTATGTATATGTTACGCATTAATAGTGTTATACATAGCACAATTATGTATATGGCATGTATATCAACCCATATACATAATTCtattatgtatatgtgttgaaATAGACACTATTGAATTATTGTATCTTCAGAACATCTACGTTAcaaagttatgtatatgttatgcattAACAATATTATACGTAATACAGTTATGTATATAATTCTGTTAGACAAGTTGAGGTGTGTTTATTTCAGCACATATACATATCATTGATATGTATAGGTCAAATCCATCGTCAGGCCCCTTAAGTACGCGcgatctttcacttaggcacctcaagtggacgtcgctcacttttgacacctcaagtagccataaagttTGTCATTTTGACATCTTTTGCTGAGTTGGCAAGGTGCGTGTATTAAACCTTCATGAAGGTGCGTGAAAGCCCTTTCTTGGCTGATGTGGCACCCAATTTGGCCCACCAAAAGTATATTAACTCATTTTCATTAGTTTAtacctttttccttatttttatccatcatttttgtcaatcttaagcttatttaatggtgaaaattattgagagagatttaaaaattagatacacATTTAGGAGTTCATCTtgccaaaaataatatattaactcaACGCCCATTAATTTGTatttctttcacatttttattcgttatttttgtcaatcttaatttatttaacgGTAAGAGttattgagagaaatttatatacGCATTTAAAGGTTCGTGAAGATTAAATAATAAGCacctttttttaatcattaagggcaaaattgatgaagaaaaataaaaaataagcaacatcaatgaagaaaaactaaaaatcaaacaaaatcaacgaagaaatattaaaaataaagctaaatcagtgaagaaaaattaaaataaaacaaaatcaataaaaaattaaaatcgaaccaagaaaaatcagtgaagaaaaattaaaaatcgatgaaatttttttaaaaataaagctaactccgtgaagaaaaattgaaatcaaacaaaatcaattaaaaaaattaaaaattgaagcaaaatagaTGAaccaaatctgaaaaaaaaaaatcgaatctaaaaatcaagtaaaatcaatgaagaaaaattaaaaatcgaagcaaaatcgatgaaaaaaattaaagatgactaGGGTGCGGGATCTTTGAAGAAGATAAAGACGATAAGAAAACTAGCGGGGTGGGGGTGACGGGGTGGGTGGGCTATTTGACGAAAACTCTGGTGGGGTAGGGATGAGGTGGGGTGGGGGAGGGGTGGCGGGTGGGGGGAGGGatgtttgaagaagaagaatggtgggGTGAAGGTGGCGGGTGAGTGGGATGTTTGAAGAAGAAAACTAGTGGGGTGGGTAGGTTAGGGGGAGagggtaatttttttatttaaattaattatttataaattaattggATAAAAATGACACATGTCCAcattttattcatcattttctagCTCATCGGCGCATGTAACACACACACGTAGTATTATTTTGCTGACTTAGCAAAAAGTGCCAAAATGACGtactttatggctacttgaggtgtcaaaaagTGAGCGACGTCCACTAGAGGTGCCAAAATAAAAGATCATGCGTACT
The Capsicum annuum cultivar UCD-10X-F1 chromosome 6, UCD10Xv1.1, whole genome shotgun sequence DNA segment above includes these coding regions:
- the LOC107874437 gene encoding uncharacterized protein LOC107874437 is translated as MRLHNLRFLSTIKEETKEDVESDDGKSRSDRSRKASKSRSFTDLTLVLTPLSSQCVKCQYSDAYNCQGFSFNPLFESEIKSLKSSPPSKFKFLRDAEEKLIRRLLEESERRKFLSNGASDQDSLMKPLSNSTVFNEERDESFISFNNYQY